A stretch of DNA from Flavobacteriaceae bacterium MAR_2009_75:
AGACTCGAACAACATTCTCACAAAAAAAGGGCTTATCAAAGATTAATAGAACAAAACATGATGTTGAGGCTTGGTAAACCAATCGCTACCAAATTTTCAGGCTACCTAATCGATACTTTTGATTACGGCTTTAGGAGCTTCCTTTTTAGACCCGTCAAACCCAGTTACACCGCCTACGGTCGTATACTTCATTACATATTTCTTATCAGGATATATGCGTTGATAAGCGCTCTGGCACATCAATGTCGCCTCGTGAAATCCACAAAGAATCAACTTTAATTTACCTGGGTAAGTATTAATATCACCAATGGCATAGATTCCGGGAACATTTGTCTGATAATCAAAAGTATTTACCTTGATGGCGTTTTTTTCGATTTCCAATCCCCAATCTGCGATAGGACCTAGCTTTGGGGATAGTCCGAAAAGGGCAATAAAGCTATCGACCTCTAAAGTAATATCTTCAATGGCGGTTGTTTTCTTACGAATCATAACCGATTCTAGCTTATCTTTTCCGTTTAACCCAACAATTTCAGCAGGAGTAATCAAATTAACCTTACCCTCATTTTTTAACTGTTGTACTTTTTCTACAGAATCCAAAGCTCCACGAAATTCATTTCTTCGGTGAACCAGGGTTACCTCAGAGGCGACATCCGCCAGAAAAATACACCAGTCCAAGGCAGAATCTCCTCCTCCGGCAATGACCACCTTTTTACCGCGATAAACCTCAGGGTCTTTCACCATATAGGCCACTCCGTTGTCTTCAAATTTTTTCAGGTTCTGAAGCAAAGGTTTTCGCGGTTCGAAACTTCCTAATCCGCCAGCAATGGCAACTATAGGTGCTTGATGCTTTGTACCCTTGTTAGTGGTTACAATAAAAGACCCATCTTCAAGCTTTTCGATAGTCTGTGCGCGTTCACCAAGGGTAAATCCTGGCTGAAAAGGTTCAATCTGTTTCATCAAGTTACCGACCAAGTCACCGGCCAACACCTCAGGAAATCCAGGAATATCATATATAGGCTTTTTAGGATAAATTTCTGAACATTGCCCCCCCGGTTGTGCCAGAGCATCTATCAGATGGCACTTCAGTTGTAATAGACCAGCTTCAAAAACGGCAAAAAGACCGGTAGGCCCTGCCCCAATAATCAGGATATCTGTTTGAATCATTCAGTGGACTTGTTAAATGGAGAAAAAACTTCAGTAAAAAATCAAACCGCATCAAGCAACATTGACCACTTCCTCGATTTGAGGGGCATATTTTTTAATGGTCATTTCAACACCGCTCTTCAGCGTCATTTGGTTTACCGTACACCCGACACAGGCCCCTTCAAGCTTCACTTTTACAGAATTTTCATTGTCGATGGAAATTAATGAGATATCGCCCCCATCGCTCTGCAAAAAAGGACGTATTTCTTCTAGTGCCTTTTCGACGTTCATTCGCAGTTCTTCAGCAGTCATTGTTGTCATACCTACTTTTTCTTAACGGCGGAACAGCCCGCCATTGTTGTTATTTTGATAGCTTCGGTGGGCGGCAGGCTTTTGTTACGGCTAACCACTTCTCTAACCACATTTTTGGTCAATTCTTCGAAAGCCTCTTCAACGGGTGTTGCCGTTTGCAATGCGGCCGGTCGGCCCACATCGCCAGCTTCACGAATACTCTGTACCAAAGGTATTTCCCCTAAAAAAGGCACGCCCAAATCTTCAGACAAATGCTTGGCCCCTTCTTTACCAAAGATATAATATTTGTTTTCGGGAAGTTCCTCAGGTGTAAAATAAGCCATATTCTCAACGATTCCTAATACGGGAACATTAATTGAGTCTTGTTGAAACATAGCTACACCTTTTTTAGCATCGGCCAAAGCCACCTCTTGCGGTGTACTCACCACAACTGCACCCGTAATGGGCATCGCCTGCATAATACTCAAATGAATATCGCCCGTACCCGGAGGCAAATCAAGCAATAAAAAATCGAGCTCGCCCCATGCCGCATCGAAAATCATTTGGTTCAACGCCTTTGAGGCCATAGGACCTCGCCAAATAACCGCTTGGTTTGGTTGGGTAAAAAATCCGATAGATAGCATTTTCACCCCATAACTTTCAATAGGCTTCATCTTCGATTTACCGTTCACATTGACCGCCAAAGGTTTTTCGTTCGCCACATCGAACATAATTGGCATCGAAGGCCCATAAATATCGGCATCGAGAAGCCCTACTTTGAAGCCCATCTTTGCTAGAGTGACCGCCAAGTTTGCCGTAACCGTTGATTTTCCGACTCCCCCTTTTCCAGAAGCTACTGCAACAATGTTTTTTATACCGGGAATTGGTTTCCCTTTTATTTCATTGACTTTTGGTTTGGCCGCCGGCGCATCTACCTTGATATTAATTTTAATTTTTGCCTTTTCATAGACTTCGCTATGAATAATCTTTAAAATCTCTACTTCGGTCTTTTTGCGAGCTTGCAAACTTGGATTGGAAATGGTAATGTCGATTTCAACCTCATCTCCAAAAATCTGAACATTTTTTACCGCACCTGCCTCGACCATATTCTGGCCTTCACCTGGTACCGTAATATGTTCTAATGCCTTTAAAACTTCCTTCTTATCTATCTTCATTATATAAAATCATTCTAAACAACAAAGATAGAACATAAGGTCAAGAAACTAAAGCGTTTGTATTGAAATGTGGTATGGCCATATAGGCAATAGTAATCAAAGTAATTAATGAAAAAATGAAATTTTAGAAAGCCTTTACTCTTCTATACCCTGCGCCCGTCCAATAAATTGATTATCCGTGTGCCATACGCCGCATTTTTTTCGGAATGGGTCACTTGAACTATGGTCACTCCCTCATCGTTCAATTCTTTGAACAACCGCATAATTTCTTCCCCTTGAGCAGAATTCAGATTACCGGTAGGTTCGTCGGCAAGAATAAGTTTCGGTTTTGATATTAAAGCTCGTGCCACACCTACCAATTGCTGTTGACCACCACTAAGTTGGGTCGGGAACAAATCTTTTTTCCCCACGATATTAAATCGGTCGAGCATATCGGCAACCATCGCCTTACGTTCAGAACCCGAATGTTTTTTATACAATAATGGCATTTCAAGGTTCTCGTACACAGTAAGTTCATCTATCAGATGATAGGCTTGAAAAACAAAACCGATATACTGCTTGTACAAATTGGCTCGATGCTTCTCTTTCAATTGATGTACGGGTTCATCAAGAAAACTATATTCGCCCTCATCAAAATTGTCTAACATTCCGATCACGTTCAATAAAGTTGATTTTCCCGAGCCTGATGGCCCCATGATTGAAATAAACTCTCCTTCTTCCACCTGAAGATTGATATCTTTCAACAAAAAGACCCGTTGCCCCCCTTGCTGTACCCATTTGAAAATATTGCTTAGTTGTAGTAGCATAGTAGTTAGTAGTTAGTAGTTAGTAGAAAATGCATTTTTAATTTTTTATTGTCAATGGCTCAGGATGGTTATTCGGTTCGCAAACTTTTTATAGGATTGGCGTTGGCAGCTTTTATGGCCTGAAAGCTTACCGTCAAAATAGTGATGGCCAAAGCGCCTACAACCGCAAGAAGAAATATCCACCATTCTAATAATACCCTATACGGATAATCTTGCAGCCAGCCGTTCATCACATAGTAAGCAATCGGTATGGCGATAAAACAGGAAATGACCACCAACTTTAAAAAATCTTTGGAAAGCATGTTCCAGACGTTAAATACCGAGGCTCCCAACACCTTACGGACGCCTATCTCCTTTTTGCGTTGCTCTGCCACATACGAAGTGAGTCCGAACAGCCCAAGACAACTAATGAGAATGGCCAAAGCCGTGAAAATAGCCGACAGTGTTCCTATACGCTCTTCGGCGGCAAACTTTTCACCGTACTCAGAGTCGACAAAATCATATTGAAAGGGAATGTCGGGAAAATGGGTGGTAAACACATTTTCAATCGTAGCGATATTCTCACTGGCACTTCTATCGGGATTCAGGCGAAGGTTATAGAAACTTTGATTACCCCATTTATCAAATGCATATACGGCTTGTTTTACAGGCTCATAGGGCGATTGGGCAATCATATCTTGCACAACACCAATTATTTTCATGGGAGGGAAAGGGTCTTTCACGTCTTCGTCTTTAATATAAGTTCCTACTGGATCGGTCAAATTCATATATCTTTTTGCAGTTTCATTGATCAACACCGCATTGGAATCAGATGCCAGTTCACGATTAAAATTTCGACCCTCCAATAATTTAAGGTTGAGCGATTTAACGTATTCAGGGGTCACTTCCGTCCATGCCATATCTTCTTGAAAACTATCGGGTTTTCCTTCCCAGGTAAATCCTCCCCTGTTAGACCAAATGGAAGTTGTTGGAGCACTGGAAGCGGACATTTCAACTACCGACCCTGACTTGATAAATTCACTGCGCATTAAATCGTATTTTCCATCAAAATCTCTACTCATCACTGGAATTTGTACAAGCCCTTTTGTATCATAACCAACGGGCCTATTCTTAGCGTAATTAATTTGTTGCATTACAATCACCGTTCCGATAATAAAAGCCACTGAAACCGTGAACTGGAGCACCACTAAAATTTTCCTAGGCAAACCAGCATACCGACCTACGGCAAGAGTTCCCTTTAGCACATCAACCGGTTTAAAAGACGATAAATACAACGCAGGATAGCTTCCCGCCAAAAGAGATGTAAACAAGATAAAAGCGAGGGAAATCAACCAAAAAAGTCCATTTTTCCATGGAAAAACAATTTCCTTTCTAGACAAATCATTAAACCCATCTAGCAACAGCAGCACCGTAATAACAGCCAATACATAAGCGAAAAGAGTAACAAGAAATGACTCGCTTAAAAATTGATTGATAATCTGCTGACGTTGCGAGCCTATTGATTTTCGAATACCTACCTCCTTGGCTCTTTTCTCTGAACGGGCCGTACTCAAATTCATAAAGTTGATACACGCTAAAAGAAGCACAAAGGCCCCAATAATACCGAAAAGCCATACATACTTAATTCTACCGCCCACTTGTTGGCCATTTTGAAAACTGTTACGCAAATACCAGTCTTTCATTGGCAAAAGGAATAATTGTGGATTAAATTCGGCTTCATCTCCACTTTCGTTCTTTTTTACGTCTTCAATGGTCGCCGTTACCTGATCCATGGTACTGTTCTCAGGTATTTCAGCGAACAACTGAAAAGAGTTATTGCCCCACTGATCCTCGGCGTTCTTAATCCACTCTTGAACAGTAAGATATTTTTCCCAAGGGAGTATAAATTGTAGATCGTCAAAAGAATTATTAACCGGAATATCTTCATAAACCGCCGTAACCTCAGCATCAAATTGACTATTGACCTTCACTACCTTTCCTATAGGATCCTCGTCGCCAAAAAGGGCATTGGCCACAGACTTGGAGAGCATAATGGAGTTAATCTTCCGAAGTCCGTTTTTTTCGCCCTTTAAAATATTTAAGTCCAGCATATCAGGAGCTCCCTGTTGCATATAATTACCTTCTTTAGAAAGGCTTTTTTCACCATAACCGAGATACAAAGGCGTTGTCCAAGAAGCCATGACCAAATGTTTAAAGTTATCACCATAACCTTCCCTTAAGGCGAATTCCAAAGGACGAGGTATGGCAGGGCCCGTACCTATCTCGCCGTTAAAAGTCTGCGACTGGAAAATTTGTGCTATCCGGTCTTTCTTTTTAAAGTAATCGTTATGAGACAATTCATCATGCACCCAAAGCCCAATAATCAGGGTAACTGCCATACCTAAGGCAAGCCCACCAATATTTATAATCGAATACCCTTTATTTTTCATTAGGTTCCTCCAGGCGATTTTTAAATAATTTTTTATCATGATGATTGATTTTTGTTGATGATATGATTGCTGTTTTTAGTCATTCTGTGCGCAGGCTTTTTACGGGGTTGGCGGTAGCGGCTTTAATAGCTTGAAAGCCCATCGTTAACATGGCTATGATTAGGGCCATGACACCGGAGCATAAAAACACCCACCACGGGATCTCAATCTTATAGGCAAAGTCTTGCAACCATTTGTTCATAAAATACCAGGCGATCGGTGAAGCAATCAGCATTGCAATTACAATCACTCTAATAAAACCGATAGCAAGTAAGCGTACGATTTCGCCAATGCTGGCTCCTAGAACTTTTCTGATTCCTATTTCTTTTGTTTTCTGCTGCGCCGTAAAAGCTATCAAGCCCAGCAAGCCGATACATGCGATAAATATGGTTAGCACCGAGAAAATACCGAACAAATTTGCCTGTCTTTGATCTGAGAGGTATGCGGTGTTTAAATCATCATCTAAAAATGAGTATTCAAACGGAACATCGGGTTGGTAGCTTGCCCATTTACGCTCAATATCTTCTAGTAGTTTTGATGTGTTTTCAGATTTAACTTTTAAGGTTATGTAAGATACACCTGTATCATAACTTTCTGATGCATTGTAAAACAAAGCAAATGGCGTGATGTGACTATGTAATGATTCTAGATTAAAA
This window harbors:
- a CDS encoding thioredoxin reductase (NADPH), with the translated sequence MIQTDILIIGAGPTGLFAVFEAGLLQLKCHLIDALAQPGGQCSEIYPKKPIYDIPGFPEVLAGDLVGNLMKQIEPFQPGFTLGERAQTIEKLEDGSFIVTTNKGTKHQAPIVAIAGGLGSFEPRKPLLQNLKKFEDNGVAYMVKDPEVYRGKKVVIAGGGDSALDWCIFLADVASEVTLVHRRNEFRGALDSVEKVQQLKNEGKVNLITPAEIVGLNGKDKLESVMIRKKTTAIEDITLEVDSFIALFGLSPKLGPIADWGLEIEKNAIKVNTFDYQTNVPGIYAIGDINTYPGKLKLILCGFHEATLMCQSAYQRIYPDKKYVMKYTTVGGVTGFDGSKKEAPKAVIKSID
- a CDS encoding Fe-S cluster biogenesis protein NfuA, yielding MTTMTAEELRMNVEKALEEIRPFLQSDGGDISLISIDNENSVKVKLEGACVGCTVNQMTLKSGVEMTIKKYAPQIEEVVNVA
- a CDS encoding ATP-binding protein involved in chromosome partitioning codes for the protein MKIDKKEVLKALEHITVPGEGQNMVEAGAVKNVQIFGDEVEIDITISNPSLQARKKTEVEILKIIHSEVYEKAKIKINIKVDAPAAKPKVNEIKGKPIPGIKNIVAVASGKGGVGKSTVTANLAVTLAKMGFKVGLLDADIYGPSMPIMFDVANEKPLAVNVNGKSKMKPIESYGVKMLSIGFFTQPNQAVIWRGPMASKALNQMIFDAAWGELDFLLLDLPPGTGDIHLSIMQAMPITGAVVVSTPQEVALADAKKGVAMFQQDSINVPVLGIVENMAYFTPEELPENKYYIFGKEGAKHLSEDLGVPFLGEIPLVQSIREAGDVGRPAALQTATPVEEAFEELTKNVVREVVSRNKSLPPTEAIKITTMAGCSAVKKK
- a CDS encoding ABC-type lipoprotein export system ATPase subunit, with the translated sequence MLLQLSNIFKWVQQGGQRVFLLKDINLQVEEGEFISIMGPSGSGKSTLLNVIGMLDNFDEGEYSFLDEPVHQLKEKHRANLYKQYIGFVFQAYHLIDELTVYENLEMPLLYKKHSGSERKAMVADMLDRFNIVGKKDLFPTQLSGGQQQLVGVARALISKPKLILADEPTGNLNSAQGEEIMRLFKELNDEGVTIVQVTHSEKNAAYGTRIINLLDGRRV
- a CDS encoding ABC-type antimicrobial peptide transport system permease subunit produces the protein MIKNYLKIAWRNLMKNKGYSIINIGGLALGMAVTLIIGLWVHDELSHNDYFKKKDRIAQIFQSQTFNGEIGTGPAIPRPLEFALREGYGDNFKHLVMASWTTPLYLGYGEKSLSKEGNYMQQGAPDMLDLNILKGEKNGLRKINSIMLSKSVANALFGDEDPIGKVVKVNSQFDAEVTAVYEDIPVNNSFDDLQFILPWEKYLTVQEWIKNAEDQWGNNSFQLFAEIPENSTMDQVTATIEDVKKNESGDEAEFNPQLFLLPMKDWYLRNSFQNGQQVGGRIKYVWLFGIIGAFVLLLACINFMNLSTARSEKRAKEVGIRKSIGSQRQQIINQFLSESFLVTLFAYVLAVITVLLLLDGFNDLSRKEIVFPWKNGLFWLISLAFILFTSLLAGSYPALYLSSFKPVDVLKGTLAVGRYAGLPRKILVVLQFTVSVAFIIGTVIVMQQINYAKNRPVGYDTKGLVQIPVMSRDFDGKYDLMRSEFIKSGSVVEMSASSAPTTSIWSNRGGFTWEGKPDSFQEDMAWTEVTPEYVKSLNLKLLEGRNFNRELASDSNAVLINETAKRYMNLTDPVGTYIKDEDVKDPFPPMKIIGVVQDMIAQSPYEPVKQAVYAFDKWGNQSFYNLRLNPDRSASENIATIENVFTTHFPDIPFQYDFVDSEYGEKFAAEERIGTLSAIFTALAILISCLGLFGLTSYVAEQRKKEIGVRKVLGASVFNVWNMLSKDFLKLVVISCFIAIPIAYYVMNGWLQDYPYRVLLEWWIFLLAVVGALAITILTVSFQAIKAANANPIKSLRTE